In Ruminiclostridium papyrosolvens DSM 2782, the following proteins share a genomic window:
- a CDS encoding leucine-rich repeat protein produces MKTLKTKLNRLFCIVMAVLLLLNVMPLGMLIAYAEDTQAVASGSCGTNVNWTLTAIGESSYALTISASDENNTMADYQVPTNADGVPWKSYITGITSLVVQEGVKNLGDRTCYGATSLTSVSIPSTVSDIGNGVFRGCTALTEASFGGAITMDKNVFYGCTSLKIVSIPEGTTILADNTFSGCNALEELTLPATLTSIGASAFKDCSNIKTINFSGNKEEYKTLLENNSATAIPLQSTAITVICSDGNYVYEEKEEPEKSTTGTTGDVSWSMDTETGKLILSGIGKTADYSSATDPANSAPWLDYMDQIQEVVVEEGITYLGKRLFYGADNLIKVTLPDSLTSLEEGVFRECTKLKEITIPANVTTIGRVQFYQCVALESLSILGNVTILKDKSLSGCTALKSLTLPASFVSIEKEALSNCNSLNSIHYGGTKQEYQTLVQSNSANTKALQSAMIDVICTDGTYVYGRISLGNGLEYSLSNGTLTIIGEGTMDDYTLASEVPWAGEADSIKIVVIKGGVAKIGANAFAEVNSIENVFYIGKEEGWNTLKAASGINNEKLFTALITYGLSGTCGEKVNWKLSEDETTLTISGQGTMYAYNTTTTLAPWLYSKDNITKVVINEGVTDVGDYAFYGCKLINSLTFPSSVEELGTYAFGGCISLEEVAFPEGLRVIGAKAFNACSGLTTVYIPKSLTNIDMKAFILNSSLSTVYYAGTENQLKKVLVSESASGNNNLLNAKFVFGSPLPSTDFSDVGSSDWYAGAVKYMVENEFMTGESGKFGSDNQIRSTEIVSLLYQLAGSPGMYSSAIDWALQNKIDIYETDDKVTVLRLMEIIYSAANYNGVDVTEVTGSNNLDGITNTGTLSQEELLKLTWVFEQGYFTDLISNKGSIDCNNYLTRSEGASVLAAYIKSGAAYADRYRKIVTEARAALEAKGDGIFYIFTPKIAVPNITAKAGDFTLLVLPDGQTMMIDSGVGDCNGPVMSFVRDIGLKSLDYFVLSHPHTDHVGNALSVAKYFYDEVGGTIGTYLYTGYKYSTLEPAFAAYLAEKNVNMRTDIKSGDYLKIGDVEINIFNPTEEDLKTTDVSDESLNNISMAMKFTYGNATYLTSGDLYVDKEAELVQKYGSKLKADIMKSNHHGLYTSNSSLWSKTVSPKVVITNNDDVGSSIIYRRLSREGSAYYSVGVDGLVMITMSSNADYTVTSQYDTILRQEYSGEIGKPTNRISPATAIFDKKAGAEQDIKVNMTLNGNTLSAITNGLTYLERDIDYSLSGNIVTIKKEFLDSQSVGSITLTLLFSAGNSSKLNIIIYDTTSTGNTSTIEPEQLQAPTIWVDANTGKAIVDVKPVLDNNTDIAKSELKSELLNSALKLAKVDQDGIKTVSINVQNLKDSKAYEVVLPSEVLIQNEMTQKLEIKTNKANIELPGNFLYNAGVLVQSDNVTITIKEVEKKILSDKTSTLVGDRPAIELSINANGKMISLSNSNAQIKVSIPYTPTEQELRNHEHIVAYYIDENENAITVPSGKYNTDSGEISFTTTKLERFSIGYVEKTFADIDSFAWAKKEIEALASKGIINGTSNATYSPSANITRADYLVLLIRSLSLTTEVDDNFDDVNPGNYYYEAIGIAKKLGITSGKGNNLFNPKESITRQEMFTLTTKALKLVGKLKDGHSTEVLENYKDQSTIATYALEDIAALVEEGIIKGAGSMLTPLKNASRAEAAVVLYKIYNR; encoded by the coding sequence ATGAAAACTTTAAAGACAAAACTTAACCGGTTATTCTGTATTGTTATGGCAGTACTTTTATTACTTAACGTCATGCCATTAGGTATGCTGATTGCTTATGCCGAGGATACACAAGCCGTGGCGAGTGGCAGTTGTGGAACAAATGTAAATTGGACATTGACTGCTATAGGGGAAAGCAGTTATGCCCTTACTATCTCAGCTTCAGATGAAAATAATACTATGGCAGACTATCAAGTACCGACTAATGCTGACGGTGTACCGTGGAAGTCATATATCACCGGTATAACCAGCCTTGTTGTACAGGAAGGCGTAAAAAACTTAGGGGATCGTACATGCTATGGAGCGACATCCCTGACAAGTGTCTCTATTCCCTCTACCGTTTCAGATATAGGAAACGGTGTCTTTAGAGGTTGTACTGCTTTAACAGAAGCCTCTTTTGGAGGAGCTATCACCATGGATAAAAATGTATTTTACGGATGTACAAGTCTAAAAATAGTAAGCATTCCTGAAGGCACAACTATATTGGCCGATAATACTTTCTCAGGCTGCAATGCATTGGAGGAGCTTACACTACCTGCCACTCTAACATCTATTGGTGCAAGCGCTTTTAAGGATTGCAGCAATATCAAGACAATTAATTTCAGTGGTAATAAAGAAGAATATAAAACCCTACTGGAGAACAACAGTGCTACTGCCATCCCTCTACAATCTACTGCTATTACTGTAATCTGTAGTGATGGAAACTATGTCTACGAAGAAAAAGAAGAACCAGAGAAGTCAACGACTGGAACAACTGGTGATGTTAGCTGGAGTATGGATACAGAAACCGGTAAGTTGATTCTATCCGGTATCGGAAAAACTGCAGACTATTCCAGTGCCACAGATCCTGCGAACTCTGCGCCATGGCTGGACTATATGGATCAGATTCAGGAGGTCGTTGTAGAGGAAGGCATCACTTATTTAGGAAAGCGACTTTTTTATGGAGCCGATAACCTTATAAAAGTGACTCTTCCTGATTCTCTTACTTCTTTGGAAGAGGGAGTTTTCAGAGAATGTACCAAGCTTAAAGAAATCACTATTCCGGCTAATGTAACTACAATAGGTAGAGTGCAGTTCTACCAGTGCGTCGCTCTGGAATCATTATCAATACTTGGTAATGTAACCATACTGAAGGATAAGTCTCTATCCGGCTGTACCGCGCTGAAGTCCCTTACTCTTCCTGCAAGTTTTGTATCCATCGAAAAAGAGGCTTTAAGTAACTGCAATAGCCTTAATTCCATTCACTATGGAGGAACAAAACAAGAATACCAGACTCTGGTGCAGAGCAATAGTGCTAATACAAAGGCACTACAATCTGCCATGATTGATGTCATCTGCACTGACGGTACATATGTCTATGGCCGTATAAGCTTAGGAAATGGTTTGGAGTACTCTCTTAGCAACGGAACTTTGACTATTATAGGAGAAGGCACAATGGATGATTATACTCTAGCTTCAGAAGTACCATGGGCTGGCGAGGCTGATTCCATTAAAATAGTTGTTATCAAGGGCGGGGTAGCGAAAATAGGAGCTAACGCTTTTGCAGAAGTCAATTCCATAGAAAACGTCTTCTATATCGGTAAAGAAGAAGGTTGGAATACTTTAAAGGCAGCAAGCGGTATCAACAACGAAAAACTCTTTACCGCCCTTATTACCTACGGCCTTTCCGGAACTTGCGGTGAAAAGGTTAACTGGAAGCTTAGTGAGGATGAAACTACACTAACAATTTCAGGACAGGGCACAATGTATGCTTACAATACTACCACCACTTTAGCTCCTTGGCTCTACAGCAAAGATAATATAACTAAAGTGGTTATTAATGAGGGAGTAACCGATGTTGGAGATTATGCTTTTTATGGTTGTAAACTTATCAACTCTCTAACCTTTCCAAGCTCCGTTGAAGAACTTGGCACTTATGCTTTCGGAGGATGTATATCTCTAGAAGAAGTTGCCTTTCCGGAAGGACTGAGAGTTATTGGTGCAAAGGCATTTAATGCTTGCAGCGGACTAACTACAGTTTACATCCCGAAATCTTTGACAAATATAGACATGAAGGCATTTATCTTAAACTCTTCTCTTTCCACGGTTTACTATGCCGGTACAGAAAATCAGTTGAAAAAAGTATTAGTGAGCGAATCTGCTTCCGGGAACAATAATTTGCTGAATGCAAAATTTGTTTTTGGTAGTCCACTTCCTAGCACAGATTTCTCAGACGTAGGAAGTAGTGACTGGTATGCCGGAGCTGTAAAGTACATGGTGGAAAACGAGTTTATGACCGGAGAAAGTGGAAAATTTGGCTCAGATAATCAAATAAGAAGTACAGAAATTGTTTCGCTATTATATCAGTTGGCAGGTTCACCGGGAATGTATAGTTCTGCAATTGATTGGGCGTTGCAAAACAAGATTGATATTTATGAGACTGATGATAAGGTTACTGTGTTAAGGCTGATGGAAATTATTTATTCTGCTGCAAACTATAACGGTGTTGATGTCACTGAGGTGACAGGTAGCAACAACTTAGATGGCATCACTAATACAGGGACACTTTCACAAGAGGAATTATTGAAGTTAACTTGGGTATTTGAACAAGGTTACTTTACTGACTTGATTTCCAACAAAGGTTCTATAGACTGTAACAATTACCTGACAAGAAGCGAAGGTGCTTCAGTACTTGCTGCATATATAAAAAGCGGGGCTGCATATGCGGATCGTTATAGAAAAATTGTAACTGAAGCACGTGCTGCACTTGAGGCCAAGGGCGATGGCATATTTTATATTTTTACTCCAAAGATAGCGGTTCCAAATATTACTGCTAAAGCGGGTGATTTTACTTTGCTCGTCTTACCAGATGGACAGACTATGATGATTGATAGCGGAGTAGGAGACTGCAATGGACCTGTTATGTCTTTTGTCAGGGACATAGGACTTAAATCCCTTGATTATTTTGTACTTTCCCATCCGCATACAGACCATGTGGGCAATGCTCTTAGTGTGGCAAAATACTTTTATGACGAGGTTGGGGGGACCATTGGTACTTACCTTTACACGGGGTATAAATATAGTACTCTGGAGCCTGCGTTTGCTGCATATCTGGCAGAAAAGAATGTAAATATGAGAACTGATATAAAATCAGGGGATTATCTTAAAATCGGTGACGTTGAGATTAATATCTTCAACCCCACTGAAGAAGATCTAAAAACTACTGATGTATCGGACGAATCACTTAATAATATATCTATGGCTATGAAATTTACCTATGGTAACGCTACATACCTGACTAGTGGGGACCTTTATGTGGACAAGGAAGCTGAATTGGTACAAAAATATGGTTCTAAGCTAAAAGCCGATATTATGAAATCGAATCACCACGGTTTATATACCTCAAATTCATCCCTTTGGTCAAAAACTGTTTCTCCTAAAGTTGTGATTACGAATAATGATGATGTGGGAAGTTCTATTATTTACAGACGCCTGAGCAGAGAAGGCTCGGCATACTACAGCGTAGGAGTGGATGGACTGGTTATGATAACCATGAGTTCAAATGCAGACTATACGGTTACTAGCCAGTATGATACTATCTTACGTCAGGAATACTCCGGAGAAATTGGAAAACCGACAAATAGAATCAGTCCGGCAACTGCTATATTTGACAAAAAAGCAGGTGCAGAGCAAGACATTAAAGTAAATATGACCCTGAACGGGAACACTTTAAGTGCAATTACTAACGGCTTGACTTATCTGGAAAGGGATATTGATTATTCTTTAAGTGGTAATATCGTTACCATCAAGAAGGAATTTCTGGATTCACAATCAGTAGGGTCTATTACACTGACTTTATTGTTCAGTGCAGGGAACAGCTCAAAATTAAATATTATAATTTACGACACTACGAGTACCGGAAATACTTCTACTATAGAGCCTGAACAGTTGCAAGCACCAACAATATGGGTGGATGCAAATACAGGCAAGGCTATTGTGGATGTTAAACCAGTGCTTGATAACAATACGGATATTGCTAAGTCTGAGTTGAAGTCTGAATTATTAAACAGTGCATTAAAATTGGCAAAGGTAGACCAGGATGGAATAAAGACAGTTTCCATTAATGTGCAGAACTTAAAGGACTCCAAGGCATATGAAGTGGTACTGCCATCAGAGGTACTGATTCAGAATGAAATGACACAAAAGTTGGAAATAAAAACAAATAAAGCAAATATAGAGTTGCCGGGGAACTTCCTATATAACGCAGGCGTTTTAGTACAGTCAGACAATGTAACTATAACTATCAAAGAAGTAGAGAAAAAGATACTGTCTGACAAAACCAGTACTCTGGTTGGTGATAGACCTGCGATAGAATTAAGTATTAACGCAAACGGTAAGATGATATCCTTAAGTAATTCCAATGCACAGATAAAAGTGTCTATTCCATACACTCCTACAGAACAAGAATTAAGAAACCATGAGCATATAGTAGCATATTATATTGATGAAAATGAAAATGCAATTACTGTACCGAGTGGTAAATATAACACTGATTCGGGAGAAATTTCTTTTACAACAACAAAATTGGAGAGATTTTCTATAGGCTATGTGGAAAAGACTTTTGCCGATATTGATAGTTTCGCTTGGGCCAAGAAGGAAATAGAAGCTTTGGCTTCAAAAGGAATCATAAATGGAACCTCCAACGCTACTTATAGTCCTTCTGCTAATATAACAAGAGCTGATTATCTAGTATTGCTTATAAGGAGCTTGTCCCTCACAACAGAGGTGGATGACAATTTCGATGATGTAAATCCAGGAAATTATTATTATGAGGCGATAGGCATTGCCAAAAAGCTGGGGATTACTTCAGGAAAAGGGAATAACTTATTTAACCCGAAGGAGTCAATCACCAGACAGGAAATGTTTACATTAACTACTAAAGCTTTGAAGTTGGTAGGTAAACTTAAGGATGGGCATAGCACGGAAGTATTAGAGAACTACAAAGACCAAAGTACTATTGCCACATATGCTCTTGAAGACATAGCAGCTTTGGTAGAGGAAGGCATCATTAAAGGAGCAGGAAGTATGTTGACTCCTTTGAAGAATGCTTCTCGAGCTGAAGCAGCTGTAGTGCTTTACAAGATTTATAATCGTTAA
- a CDS encoding ribosomal L7Ae/L30e/S12e/Gadd45 family protein, whose protein sequence is MLDDLKHCKKAVGVKQSTKAVENGVASNVIIARDCEQRVVRGIIELCDKNAVPVVYVDSMKQLGKACGIDVDAAVACILK, encoded by the coding sequence TTGTTGGATGATCTTAAACACTGTAAGAAGGCAGTTGGTGTCAAGCAATCTACCAAAGCCGTAGAAAACGGTGTCGCGTCAAATGTTATAATTGCGAGAGATTGCGAGCAGAGGGTCGTAAGAGGAATTATAGAACTTTGCGATAAAAATGCAGTTCCCGTAGTATATGTTGATTCAATGAAGCAACTGGGAAAAGCTTGTGGAATTGACGTTGACGCTGCAGTTGCGTGTATTTTAAAGTAG
- the rpsL gene encoding 30S ribosomal protein S12 has translation MPTFNQLVRKGREVIEKKSTAPALQKGFNSKKKKPTDLSSPQKRGVCTVVKTSTPKKPNSALRKVARVRLTNGLEVTAYIPGIGHNLQEHSVVLIRGGRVKDLPGVRYHIVRGTLDTAGVAKRMQSRSKYGAKRPKAGAAKK, from the coding sequence ATGCCAACATTTAATCAGCTGGTTAGAAAGGGCAGAGAAGTTATCGAAAAGAAATCAACTGCTCCAGCTCTCCAGAAAGGATTTAACTCAAAGAAGAAAAAGCCTACAGATTTAAGCAGCCCTCAAAAGAGAGGTGTTTGCACTGTTGTTAAGACTTCTACACCAAAGAAGCCTAACTCAGCACTTCGTAAAGTTGCCAGAGTTCGTCTTACAAATGGTTTAGAAGTAACTGCATATATTCCTGGAATAGGACATAACCTACAGGAACATAGCGTTGTTCTTATCAGAGGCGGAAGAGTTAAAGACTTACCTGGTGTAAGGTACCATATCGTTAGAGGTACTCTTGACACTGCCGGAGTTGCCAAAAGAATGCAGAGCCGTTCAAAATACGGAGCTAAGCGTCCTAAGGCAGGTGCCGCTAAAAAGTAA
- the rpsG gene encoding 30S ribosomal protein S7 → MPRKGHISKRDVLPDPMFGSKTVTKLVNNVMYDGKKGVAQQICYDAFDIIKEKTGRDPLEVFEEAMANIMPVLEVKARRVGGATYQVPMEVRPERRQTLGLRWLVDYSRKRGERTMRERLSGEILDAINNMGGAYKKKEDTHKMAEANRAFAHYRW, encoded by the coding sequence GTGCCAAGAAAAGGTCATATTTCAAAAAGAGATGTTTTACCTGATCCAATGTTTGGAAGCAAAACGGTTACTAAACTGGTTAACAACGTAATGTATGATGGTAAAAAGGGTGTTGCACAGCAGATATGCTACGATGCTTTTGATATTATCAAAGAAAAAACCGGCAGAGATCCTTTAGAAGTATTCGAAGAAGCTATGGCAAACATTATGCCAGTTCTCGAAGTAAAGGCTAGAAGAGTTGGTGGAGCAACATATCAGGTTCCTATGGAAGTTAGACCTGAAAGAAGACAGACTCTGGGCTTAAGATGGCTCGTTGATTACTCTCGCAAAAGAGGCGAGCGTACTATGAGAGAAAGACTTTCAGGAGAAATACTTGACGCTATCAACAATATGGGTGGAGCTTACAAGAAGAAAGAAGATACTCATAAGATGGCTGAAGCTAACAGAGCATTTGCTCATTATAGATGGTAA
- the fusA gene encoding elongation factor G, with the protein MPRQFDLEHTRNIGIMAHIDAGKTTTTERILFYTGKVHKIGEVHEGAATMDWMEQEQERGITITSAATTAQWKGNRINIIDTPGHVDFTVEVERSLRVLDGSVTVFCAKGGVEPQSETVWRQADKYGVPRMAYVNKMDIMGADFYNVVSMMKDRLQCNAVPIQLPIGSEDSFIGMVDLVTMTSHIFKDDLGQVIEDQPIPDDMMEISKKYREILLESVAEQDEETMMKYLEGEELTLEEIKTGIRKATIAVKMIPVTCGSSYKNKGVQQMLDAVVDYMPSPLDIPAIKGISMDGEEEIERPADDSGPFAALAFKIMTDPYVGKLCFFRVYSGTLNSGSYVLNSTKNKRERIGRILQMHANHREEIQIVYSGDIAAAVGLKDTTTGDTLCEENNPVILESMEFPEPVIEVAIEPKTKAGQEKMGIALQKLAEEDPTFRVHTDAETGQTIIGGMGELHLDIIVDRMMREFKVEANVGNPQVSYKETIRKAVKSEMKYARQSGGKGQYGHCVIELEPREPGAGYEFVNKITGGAIPKEYIGPIDAGIQEAMNTGVLAGYNVVDIRVTLIDGSYHEVDSSEMAFKIAGSMAFKDGCRKANPVLLEPIMKVDVSVPEEYMGDVMGGLNSRRGRIEGMEARSGAQNIRAMVPLSEMFGYATALRSSTQGRGTFSMQTSHFEEVPKSIQEKVISNRSND; encoded by the coding sequence ATGCCCAGGCAATTTGATTTGGAACATACTAGAAATATCGGTATAATGGCTCATATTGATGCTGGTAAGACAACAACAACCGAGCGTATACTGTTTTATACAGGAAAAGTTCACAAAATCGGCGAAGTTCATGAAGGTGCTGCTACTATGGACTGGATGGAGCAGGAGCAGGAGAGAGGTATAACTATCACTTCTGCGGCTACTACCGCACAGTGGAAGGGTAACAGGATAAATATTATTGACACGCCGGGGCACGTTGACTTCACTGTTGAAGTTGAAAGATCTCTTCGTGTACTCGATGGTTCGGTAACGGTTTTCTGTGCAAAGGGCGGTGTTGAACCTCAATCTGAAACAGTTTGGAGACAAGCTGATAAGTATGGAGTTCCCCGTATGGCATATGTAAATAAAATGGATATAATGGGAGCTGATTTTTACAACGTAGTCTCTATGATGAAAGATAGATTACAGTGTAATGCAGTACCTATACAATTACCAATAGGCAGTGAAGATAGCTTTATTGGTATGGTTGATTTGGTTACTATGACTTCTCATATATTTAAAGATGATTTAGGTCAGGTAATTGAAGATCAGCCTATCCCTGACGATATGATGGAAATTTCCAAGAAATATCGTGAAATATTACTGGAATCAGTTGCTGAACAAGATGAAGAGACTATGATGAAGTACCTGGAAGGTGAAGAACTCACTTTAGAGGAAATCAAGACCGGTATCAGAAAGGCTACTATAGCTGTTAAAATGATACCTGTAACTTGTGGTTCATCATACAAGAACAAAGGCGTACAACAGATGCTTGATGCAGTTGTTGATTATATGCCATCACCACTTGACATCCCTGCTATAAAGGGTATTTCAATGGACGGTGAAGAAGAAATAGAAAGACCTGCAGATGACAGTGGTCCGTTTGCAGCGCTTGCATTTAAGATTATGACTGACCCATATGTTGGTAAGCTCTGCTTCTTCAGAGTATATTCAGGAACATTGAACTCAGGTTCTTATGTTCTTAATTCTACAAAGAACAAGAGAGAAAGAATCGGAAGAATTCTTCAAATGCATGCAAACCATAGAGAAGAAATACAGATAGTTTACTCCGGAGATATTGCAGCTGCTGTTGGTCTTAAAGATACAACAACAGGTGACACTCTTTGTGAAGAAAACAATCCTGTAATTCTTGAATCAATGGAATTCCCTGAGCCTGTTATAGAAGTTGCAATAGAACCTAAAACTAAGGCTGGACAGGAAAAGATGGGTATCGCACTCCAGAAGCTGGCTGAAGAAGATCCTACATTCAGAGTTCATACTGACGCTGAAACAGGACAAACTATCATCGGCGGTATGGGTGAACTTCATCTTGATATCATCGTTGACAGAATGATGAGAGAATTCAAGGTTGAAGCTAATGTTGGTAACCCACAGGTTTCTTACAAAGAAACTATTCGTAAGGCTGTTAAGTCTGAAATGAAATATGCAAGACAGTCCGGTGGTAAAGGTCAGTACGGTCACTGTGTAATCGAACTTGAACCAAGAGAACCGGGTGCTGGTTATGAATTCGTTAATAAAATTACCGGTGGTGCTATTCCTAAGGAATACATCGGCCCAATAGATGCAGGTATTCAGGAAGCAATGAATACAGGTGTTCTTGCAGGATACAACGTTGTTGACATTAGAGTTACTCTTATTGATGGTTCATACCACGAAGTTGACTCTTCTGAAATGGCGTTTAAGATTGCCGGTTCAATGGCATTCAAGGATGGCTGCAGAAAGGCAAATCCTGTTCTTCTTGAGCCTATTATGAAAGTTGACGTTAGCGTTCCTGAGGAGTACATGGGAGACGTTATGGGTGGACTTAACTCAAGAAGAGGACGTATCGAAGGTATGGAAGCACGTAGTGGAGCTCAGAACATCAGAGCTATGGTTCCACTATCCGAGATGTTCGGATACGCTACAGCACTTCGTTCCTCCACACAGGGTAGAGGTACATTCTCCATGCAGACAAGTCACTTCGAAGAAGTGCCTAAGAGCATTCAGGAGAAGGTTATTTCTAACAGAAGCAATGATTAA
- the tuf gene encoding elongation factor Tu has translation MAKAKFERNKPHVNIGTIGHVDHGKTSLTAAITKVLGFLGKAEYKAYDQIDAAPEERERGITINTAHVEYETDTRHYAHVDCPGHADYVKNMITGAAQMDGAILVVSAADGPMPQTREHILLSHQVGVPYIIVFLNKCDMVDDDELIELVEMEVRELLSTYDFPGDDTPIIRGSALVALESTSTDINAPEYAPIVALMAEVDKYIPTPERATDKPFIMPVEDVFSITGRGTVATGRVEKGIVKVGDEVEIVGLMEAPKKTVVTGVEMFRKLLDQAQAGDNIGALLRGVQRNEIERGQVLAKPGSIKPHTYFEGQVYVLTSAEGGRHKPFFNGYRPQFYFRTTDVTGVIEIPEGTEMVMPGDHITMKIKLITPIAMDEGLKFAIREGGRTVGAGNVSKIIE, from the coding sequence ATGGCTAAGGCTAAATTCGAAAGAAACAAACCCCACGTTAATATCGGAACAATTGGTCACGTTGACCATGGTAAGACTTCTTTAACAGCTGCTATCACTAAGGTTCTTGGATTCCTTGGAAAAGCTGAATACAAAGCATACGATCAAATCGATGCTGCTCCAGAAGAAAGAGAAAGAGGTATTACAATCAATACCGCTCACGTTGAGTATGAAACTGATACAAGACACTACGCTCACGTTGACTGCCCAGGCCATGCCGATTATGTTAAGAACATGATCACTGGTGCTGCTCAGATGGACGGTGCTATCCTCGTTGTTTCAGCTGCTGACGGCCCAATGCCTCAGACAAGAGAACACATTCTTCTTTCACATCAGGTTGGTGTTCCTTACATCATCGTATTCTTGAACAAGTGCGATATGGTTGATGATGATGAACTTATCGAATTGGTTGAAATGGAAGTTAGAGAACTGTTGAGCACATATGATTTCCCAGGCGATGATACTCCAATCATCAGAGGTTCAGCTCTTGTTGCTCTCGAAAGCACTTCAACTGATATAAACGCTCCTGAGTATGCTCCTATCGTTGCTCTTATGGCAGAAGTTGATAAGTATATCCCAACTCCTGAAAGAGCTACTGACAAGCCATTTATCATGCCTGTAGAGGATGTTTTCTCAATCACAGGTCGTGGTACTGTTGCTACTGGTAGAGTTGAAAAGGGTATCGTTAAGGTTGGAGACGAAGTTGAAATCGTTGGTTTGATGGAAGCTCCAAAGAAAACTGTTGTAACTGGTGTTGAAATGTTCAGAAAGCTTCTTGATCAAGCTCAAGCTGGTGATAACATCGGAGCACTCTTAAGAGGCGTTCAGAGAAACGAAATCGAAAGAGGACAGGTTCTTGCTAAGCCAGGATCAATCAAGCCTCACACTTACTTTGAAGGACAGGTTTACGTTTTGACTTCTGCCGAAGGTGGAAGACATAAGCCATTCTTCAATGGTTACAGACCACAGTTCTACTTCAGAACAACTGACGTTACAGGCGTTATCGAAATTCCAGAAGGAACAGAGATGGTTATGCCTGGTGACCACATCACTATGAAAATCAAATTGATTACTCCTATCGCTATGGATGAAGGACTTAAGTTCGCTATCCGTGAAGGTGGAAGAACAGTTGGTGCTGGTAACGTTTCAAAGATTATCGAATAA
- a CDS encoding D-lyxose/D-mannose family sugar isomerase yields the protein MVNKQEFYETVKATLSFFEKASIVLTDEEKGRIEVADYGLNDLKNTGLQLMTFVNTDRVCAKEMVLFPHQTCPEHRHPERNGHPGKEETFRCRSGKVYLYVEGEKSENIHCKVPAGSEEYYTVWHEIILKPGEQYTLYPNTLHWFQAGDEGAIISEFSTNSDDASDIFTDTRIKRIPEVEK from the coding sequence ATGGTAAACAAACAAGAGTTTTATGAGACTGTTAAAGCTACATTATCATTCTTCGAGAAGGCTTCAATCGTTCTGACAGATGAGGAGAAGGGGCGAATAGAAGTTGCTGACTACGGACTGAATGATTTAAAAAATACAGGACTTCAATTAATGACCTTCGTTAATACTGACAGAGTGTGTGCAAAGGAGATGGTCCTTTTCCCACACCAGACATGTCCTGAACACAGGCATCCCGAAAGGAATGGTCACCCCGGGAAGGAGGAGACTTTTAGATGCAGAAGCGGAAAGGTTTACCTTTATGTTGAAGGTGAAAAGTCTGAAAACATTCACTGTAAAGTGCCGGCAGGCAGTGAAGAGTACTACACTGTATGGCATGAAATAATATTGAAGCCGGGAGAGCAGTATACTCTTTATCCCAACACGCTTCACTGGTTTCAGGCGGGAGACGAAGGCGCAATAATATCTGAGTTTTCTACCAATTCAGATGATGCATCGGATATTTTTACGGATACAAGGATAAAAAGAATTCCTGAGGTAGAAAAATAG